A genomic stretch from Acetomicrobium sp. S15 = DSM 107314 includes:
- a CDS encoding histidine phosphatase family protein, with product MKARFYLVRHGETAWNCEGRFQGQRDVPLNERGIEQAEALARALKGCDAKFIWSSPLSRAKMTADKIGQAIRLPVYVDDDLKEINHGLWEGHTMEEVKKTWPALLEAWHSQPHMVKMPDGEDLARLQARAFAAYCRISEHGEGPHIVVTHDAVMKAMLCLFLEMPLSGFWRFQLGNASVSIVERTERGMRATLLGDTCHLGDPYFRAEQKGL from the coding sequence ATGAAGGCGCGATTCTACCTCGTGCGTCATGGAGAGACGGCCTGGAACTGCGAAGGGCGCTTTCAGGGGCAACGGGATGTCCCGCTGAACGAAAGAGGCATAGAGCAGGCCGAGGCCCTGGCACGGGCTCTCAAGGGTTGCGACGCTAAATTCATCTGGAGCAGCCCGCTTTCGAGGGCAAAAATGACGGCGGATAAGATAGGCCAGGCCATAAGGCTTCCCGTCTACGTCGATGACGATTTGAAGGAGATAAATCACGGTCTCTGGGAAGGGCACACGATGGAAGAGGTTAAAAAGACGTGGCCCGCGTTGTTGGAGGCGTGGCACTCGCAGCCTCATATGGTTAAGATGCCGGATGGCGAGGATCTCGCACGCCTCCAGGCGAGGGCCTTTGCGGCCTATTGCCGCATCAGCGAGCACGGTGAAGGACCGCACATTGTCGTGACGCACGACGCCGTGATGAAGGCGATGCTGTGTCTTTTTTTGGAGATGCCGCTTTCCGGGTTTTGGCGTTTTCAGTTGGGAAACGCCAGCGTCTCCATCGTGGAGAGGACGGAGAGGGGGATGCGGGCGACGCTCTTAGGGGATACGTGTCATTTGGGAGATCCCTACTTCCGCGCGGAGCAAAAAGGGTTATGA
- a CDS encoding 2,3-bisphosphoglycerate-independent phosphoglycerate mutase, with the protein MSGRMELISGLTVEGKGKMLLLVLDGLGGLPGGSGGTELESAHKPNLDALAAKGELGMLEIVDVGVTPGSGPGHLSLFGYDPLEFEIGRGILEALGLGIDVGPGDVCARGNFATWGEGDVVVDRRAGRIPTEKNRSLIEKLRQEISEVEGARVCLYPGEEHRFVVVFSGEGLKDAVYDADPQVAGPMKWATPTDPAGERMAHVANAFIRKVREVLRDERPANGCLLRGFSSAPHIPSLRELYKIRPAAAATYPMYKGLARLVGMEILETGKELEGVFDAVVNNWNDFDYFYVHVKYTDSRGEDGDFDAKRRVVEEVDSLLPRLTNLRPDVIVITGDHSTPARLKAHSWHPVPFMLVSPYVRPCGAKSFGERECARGSFGIMPAHKLMGLMLAHALRLVKFGA; encoded by the coding sequence GTGTCCGGTCGGATGGAGTTGATCAGTGGATTGACCGTAGAGGGAAAGGGCAAGATGCTCCTTTTGGTCTTGGATGGCTTGGGTGGGCTCCCAGGGGGGAGCGGAGGTACAGAGCTTGAGTCAGCGCACAAGCCGAACCTCGACGCTTTGGCCGCTAAAGGGGAGCTCGGAATGCTTGAGATCGTCGATGTCGGCGTCACGCCGGGAAGTGGTCCTGGACATCTCTCCCTCTTCGGTTACGACCCGCTCGAGTTTGAAATAGGGAGGGGAATATTGGAGGCGCTGGGCCTCGGGATCGACGTTGGGCCCGGGGATGTCTGCGCCAGAGGGAATTTCGCTACTTGGGGAGAAGGCGATGTCGTAGTCGACAGGAGAGCAGGCAGGATACCGACGGAGAAAAACCGCTCCCTCATAGAGAAGCTGAGGCAAGAGATAAGCGAAGTGGAAGGTGCACGAGTGTGCCTTTATCCCGGAGAGGAACACCGCTTCGTCGTGGTATTTTCCGGTGAAGGCTTGAAGGATGCGGTTTACGATGCTGACCCGCAGGTTGCAGGCCCGATGAAATGGGCCACCCCAACAGATCCTGCCGGCGAGAGGATGGCGCATGTGGCAAATGCCTTTATCCGTAAGGTTAGGGAAGTCTTGAGGGATGAAAGACCTGCCAACGGTTGTCTGCTCCGGGGGTTTTCTTCCGCGCCTCACATCCCATCGTTGAGGGAGCTTTACAAGATAAGGCCGGCCGCAGCAGCGACATATCCCATGTATAAAGGGCTTGCGAGGCTGGTGGGGATGGAGATCCTGGAGACCGGCAAGGAACTTGAGGGTGTATTCGACGCCGTCGTGAACAATTGGAACGACTTCGATTATTTTTACGTCCACGTGAAATACACCGACAGCCGCGGCGAAGACGGGGACTTCGACGCGAAAAGGCGCGTAGTCGAAGAGGTGGATTCGCTCCTTCCGCGTTTGACCAACCTTCGCCCCGACGTGATCGTCATTACGGGTGACCATAGCACCCCTGCAAGGTTGAAAGCTCACTCGTGGCACCCGGTCCCGTTCATGCTCGTAAGCCCCTATGTGCGCCCATGCGGTGCAAAATCTTTCGGTGAACGAGAGTGCGCCAGGGGGTCGTTTGGGATCATGCCGGCCCATAAGCTAATGGGGTTGATGCTGGCGCACGCTCTGCGCCTGGTCAAGTTTGGCGCTTGA
- a CDS encoding PEP/pyruvate-binding domain-containing protein, whose translation MFPRYVDYDGKPFYAERGWLIGDGQIGGKAKGIAFAQSAVAEAEMSCEVSFPHTTFVITTEVFDEFMRRNVLEPIVRGSEDFSQIEKAFEEAPLPENVRSALAGILQRIDSPVAVRSSSILEDDIALAFAGKYETRFFGNRGNLEYRLRRLERAVKLVYASTFNPTAKAYRRKHGIKLASEKMAVIIQPVVGRCRGNLYYPELAGAAFSKVFRRPTPRVRKEDGVLRLCFGLGTRVVGRSFARTFFLSHPGIRPEGNSMADILSHAQDEFDYVDLEHGFLLGMDANKAISHIMKHHKNAASFLELAYDDSFHWILSEVRHLAYAKAVFTFSDFHRRFPCFFDQLRRVLSLFEETMRLPVDIELTYETEGEQMNIVQLRPLATYEEFGRVEIPRDIPRERILLRGSGMVSNGVLERVSHIVCVDPSAYLRSDPHLVARAVGAANEALKGGYILVGPGRWGSVNPALGVPVRYGEISNCNCLVEVGFSNSGMAPELSYGTHFFLDLDADGVLYLPVLEGKEANVYNREWFSESPYEEGQHPAVRIYHGNFSVLLDGENDVGVVIVNEP comes from the coding sequence GTGTTTCCTCGATATGTCGATTACGATGGAAAGCCATTTTATGCCGAACGCGGTTGGCTCATAGGAGATGGCCAGATAGGGGGCAAGGCGAAGGGGATCGCCTTTGCCCAATCGGCCGTGGCCGAAGCCGAAATGAGCTGCGAAGTGAGCTTCCCTCATACTACTTTTGTCATCACTACGGAAGTTTTCGACGAATTTATGCGACGCAATGTCCTGGAACCGATAGTGCGGGGTAGCGAGGATTTTTCGCAGATAGAGAAAGCCTTTGAAGAAGCGCCGCTTCCGGAAAACGTAAGGAGCGCCCTCGCCGGCATCCTTCAGCGCATAGACAGCCCAGTAGCCGTGAGGTCTTCGTCGATCTTAGAAGACGACATAGCCTTGGCTTTCGCCGGCAAATACGAGACGCGCTTTTTCGGGAATCGAGGGAACTTGGAGTACCGGTTGCGCCGTCTGGAGCGCGCCGTAAAGCTCGTATATGCCTCTACGTTCAACCCTACGGCCAAGGCCTATAGGCGTAAGCATGGGATCAAGCTTGCGAGCGAAAAGATGGCGGTGATAATTCAGCCCGTAGTGGGTCGTTGCCGCGGCAATCTCTATTACCCGGAACTTGCGGGTGCTGCTTTTTCCAAGGTATTTCGCAGGCCAACACCGAGGGTGCGCAAAGAAGACGGCGTGTTGAGGCTCTGCTTTGGCTTGGGCACTCGCGTGGTGGGTCGCTCCTTCGCTCGCACCTTTTTCTTGTCGCACCCCGGGATTCGCCCTGAAGGAAATAGCATGGCTGACATACTTTCTCACGCCCAAGACGAATTCGATTACGTCGATCTGGAGCACGGTTTCTTGTTGGGGATGGATGCGAATAAAGCAATAAGCCACATCATGAAACATCACAAAAACGCAGCCTCGTTTTTGGAGCTCGCCTATGACGATTCCTTCCATTGGATTCTCTCCGAGGTGCGGCACTTAGCTTATGCTAAGGCGGTCTTCACTTTTAGCGACTTCCATCGCCGCTTCCCGTGCTTCTTCGATCAGCTTCGAAGGGTGCTTTCGCTGTTCGAGGAGACTATGAGGTTGCCCGTAGATATAGAGTTGACCTATGAGACCGAGGGCGAACAGATGAATATAGTGCAACTGCGCCCGCTCGCCACATATGAAGAGTTCGGGCGGGTGGAGATCCCGAGGGACATTCCTCGTGAGCGAATACTCCTGAGAGGGAGCGGCATGGTCTCGAACGGCGTATTGGAGAGGGTATCTCATATCGTATGTGTGGACCCATCGGCGTATCTGCGTTCAGACCCTCATCTCGTGGCCAGAGCCGTTGGAGCAGCCAATGAAGCGCTGAAAGGCGGTTATATCCTCGTCGGGCCCGGTCGTTGGGGAAGCGTCAACCCGGCCTTGGGCGTGCCGGTCCGTTACGGTGAGATATCGAACTGCAATTGTCTGGTAGAAGTAGGCTTCTCCAATTCGGGCATGGCCCCCGAACTCTCATATGGTACGCATTTCTTCTTGGATTTGGATGCTGACGGCGTGCTCTACCTTCCGGTCTTAGAGGGCAAAGAGGCGAACGTCTACAACAGGGAGTGGTTTTCTGAAAGTCCTTACGAGGAGGGGCAACATCCGGCTGTGCGCATATATCACGGCAACTTCTCCGTCTTGCTGGATGGGGAAAACGATGTAGGGGTAGTAATCGTCAATGAACCGTGA
- a CDS encoding PEP/pyruvate-binding domain-containing protein: MNDARRAYFLWDPAGDSELSSLIVGDGHVGGKGRSLLFAMKVLRDRGPEAVRVSFPPSIFIGVGVFRDFLSSLKGFDLRGMPFEAVQGLFLSRPLPEYVYKRLESFLSDVSAPLVVRSSSLLEDSTERSFVGKYLTTFLTEGGSMTSRLWKLERAIKLVYASTFSQAAESYRSRHGLGDDAMGVVVMRMAGKWRGRYYYPTTAGVAYSRNYRRWSPRIKVEDGMVRLCFGLGTISTRRGYARTFSLTNPYLRPEGHDPFKIMRQAQERFQALDGMTKGIVTLDIKRMWRDLMKYHDDLGVLAQVYRPGSEGGYFDFLGSLLLDPPSPGTKPCFTFEDFPRRYRHFFERMKGLLSFLEEAMGMAAYVEFAYETEDDNLELLEARPLWENKPMGGKKIPDLSGKRVILKANRMVTDGFVEGCPCLVYVDYRSYAADKDYAGVVKALGELNKLLGGERYILVAPGRVGSSNPELGVPVQYHELTNCRCIVEVGLPKLGFMPELSYGTHFFADLEEENVLYMPVFEGEADNVFDQGWFEKTPHEATLHPTVRLYRGSFSVYMDGERNVGVVIDDLAG; the protein is encoded by the coding sequence ATGAATGACGCACGCAGGGCATATTTTTTGTGGGATCCCGCCGGGGACAGCGAACTCTCGTCGCTCATCGTAGGCGACGGGCACGTCGGGGGAAAGGGGCGCTCCCTCCTTTTCGCCATGAAGGTTTTGAGGGATAGAGGCCCGGAGGCGGTGCGCGTTTCTTTTCCTCCCTCTATTTTTATAGGCGTTGGGGTATTCCGGGACTTTCTTTCGAGTTTAAAGGGTTTCGACTTGAGAGGGATGCCCTTTGAAGCCGTTCAGGGGCTATTTCTGTCGCGTCCGCTTCCAGAATATGTGTATAAGAGATTGGAGTCCTTCCTGTCTGACGTGAGCGCTCCGCTGGTAGTGCGAAGCAGCAGTCTTCTCGAAGATTCAACGGAACGTTCCTTCGTGGGCAAATATCTAACTACGTTTCTGACCGAAGGCGGATCGATGACCTCGCGCCTGTGGAAGTTGGAGCGAGCCATAAAGCTCGTCTACGCCAGCACCTTCTCTCAGGCCGCGGAGAGCTACAGATCGAGGCATGGGTTAGGGGACGACGCCATGGGTGTGGTGGTCATGCGCATGGCCGGGAAGTGGCGCGGGCGCTATTATTACCCCACCACGGCGGGCGTGGCTTATTCGAGGAACTACAGACGCTGGTCGCCTCGCATTAAGGTCGAAGATGGGATGGTGCGCCTCTGTTTCGGCTTGGGGACGATCAGCACGAGGAGGGGGTATGCCAGGACTTTCTCGCTTACTAATCCGTATCTGAGGCCAGAAGGGCATGATCCGTTCAAGATAATGCGCCAGGCCCAAGAACGCTTTCAGGCTTTGGACGGCATGACAAAGGGAATCGTGACCCTCGACATCAAGAGGATGTGGCGCGACCTGATGAAGTATCATGACGACCTTGGGGTATTGGCGCAAGTTTACCGCCCGGGCTCCGAAGGCGGATATTTCGATTTTTTGGGGAGCCTCCTTTTAGATCCTCCTTCTCCTGGCACCAAGCCGTGTTTCACCTTTGAGGATTTTCCGAGGCGCTACCGACACTTCTTCGAGCGGATGAAGGGGCTACTTTCGTTTCTCGAAGAGGCCATGGGCATGGCCGCGTATGTCGAATTCGCCTACGAGACGGAAGACGACAACCTTGAACTCTTGGAGGCGCGCCCTCTATGGGAGAATAAACCGATGGGCGGCAAAAAGATCCCCGACCTGTCGGGCAAACGCGTGATACTCAAAGCTAACCGCATGGTCACCGACGGCTTTGTCGAAGGATGCCCATGCCTAGTGTATGTGGATTATCGCAGTTATGCGGCGGATAAGGATTACGCTGGGGTAGTCAAGGCCCTCGGTGAGTTGAACAAGCTCCTTGGGGGCGAGCGTTATATCCTGGTTGCGCCTGGGAGGGTGGGGTCGAGCAATCCAGAGCTCGGCGTCCCCGTGCAATATCACGAGCTCACCAACTGTCGTTGCATTGTTGAGGTCGGCTTGCCAAAGTTGGGCTTCATGCCCGAGCTCTCTTACGGCACCCACTTCTTCGCCGATCTCGAGGAGGAAAACGTCCTTTACATGCCGGTGTTCGAGGGAGAAGCTGACAACGTCTTCGATCAGGGTTGGTTTGAAAAGACCCCACACGAAGCCACACTTCACCCCACAGTGCGGCTCTATCGAGGGAGTTTTTCTGTCTATATGGACGGCGAGCGCAACGTCGGCGTGGTTATAGACGACCTTGCCGGGTGA
- a CDS encoding RluA family pseudouridine synthase yields MYEFKVSRHDDGRRLDKVLRGLWPAVPLSAIMRSIRKGNVRVCGRKAHPSSRLREGERVSVPWEAPSTRGTRPMPGPVDVVYIDEHMLVANKPAGLLSQPSSRTSDSLLGRIVAMYGREGGFPPTLVHRLDRNTSGLVMAALDGLSLRSLSVAMREGKIFKRYWVVVIGDLPDRGEIDLPLEKDTESNITFVSQRGSRALTRYRAILRWKDFTLAEMELVTGRPHQIRAHLAAIGYPIVGDVKYGGLVARRWENALRPLLHARELSFGDMPDALSVLSNMRLIAPLPPDFERLLPPQTALLG; encoded by the coding sequence TTGTACGAATTCAAGGTTTCGCGGCATGACGATGGGCGGAGGCTGGATAAGGTCTTGAGGGGTCTTTGGCCGGCGGTGCCTTTGAGTGCCATCATGCGCTCCATCCGCAAAGGTAACGTCAGGGTCTGCGGTCGAAAGGCTCACCCTTCCTCTCGTCTGCGCGAAGGAGAAAGGGTGAGCGTTCCCTGGGAAGCGCCTTCAACGAGGGGAACGCGCCCCATGCCTGGCCCGGTCGATGTGGTTTACATCGACGAGCATATGCTCGTGGCCAACAAACCCGCAGGCCTGCTGAGCCAACCGTCGAGTCGCACTTCAGACAGCCTTTTGGGGCGCATCGTGGCCATGTACGGGCGAGAAGGCGGCTTTCCTCCCACGCTGGTTCATCGTCTCGATAGAAATACTTCCGGTCTGGTCATGGCGGCGCTGGATGGGCTCTCTCTGCGCTCTCTCTCCGTTGCCATGCGGGAAGGGAAGATTTTTAAGCGTTACTGGGTCGTCGTGATCGGCGACCTCCCCGATAGGGGGGAGATCGATCTGCCGCTCGAAAAGGATACCGAGAGCAATATCACCTTTGTGTCGCAAAGGGGCTCGCGCGCCCTGACACGATATCGCGCCATTTTGCGATGGAAAGACTTCACTCTCGCCGAAATGGAGCTCGTTACCGGAAGGCCTCATCAGATAAGAGCCCACCTTGCTGCCATAGGCTATCCTATAGTGGGAGACGTAAAATATGGTGGCCTTGTAGCGAGGCGTTGGGAAAATGCCTTGCGCCCCCTGCTTCATGCGCGCGAACTCTCTTTTGGCGATATGCCCGACGCGCTCTCTGTCCTTTCTAATATGAGGCTCATCGCCCCTTTGCCGCCCGACTTCGAGAGGCTTCTCCCTCCTCAGACGGCACTCCTCGGGTAA
- the rlmN gene encoding 23S rRNA (adenine(2503)-C(2))-methyltransferase RlmN, with amino-acid sequence MKKREALDLKCEEWEALFEGWKEPRYRASQVCDWIYKKRVLGFDDMTNLSLPLRSRLKEALDLSLPVLIERRQSSRGDAIKYLWKLHDGESVESVVMRYEGRDTACLSTQVGCPLGCSFCATGKSGFVRNLTSGEIVGQFLAMEADIGDSIENAVYMGMGEPFLNLDAVFDSVRNLNHPKMRALGIRHIAISTVGIVSGIRALAHSGLKVRLAVSLHAPNDDLRTQLMPVNVSNPLSSLYKALKSFQEITGERISIEYMLISDINDELSLADELADYLKGLHVYINLIPYNPTDGSFKRPPRGRVEAFRKRLEELGYEVALRKGLGVDIEAACGQLRRRTLI; translated from the coding sequence TTGAAGAAAAGAGAAGCTCTCGATCTAAAGTGCGAAGAATGGGAGGCCTTGTTCGAGGGATGGAAGGAGCCGAGATATAGGGCCTCCCAGGTTTGCGACTGGATTTACAAAAAGCGGGTTCTTGGCTTCGACGACATGACCAATCTGTCTTTGCCCCTGCGCTCGCGCTTAAAAGAAGCGCTTGATCTTTCTCTGCCGGTTTTGATTGAGCGAAGGCAGTCCAGCCGTGGCGATGCCATAAAGTATCTGTGGAAGTTGCACGACGGGGAAAGCGTAGAGTCTGTAGTAATGCGCTACGAAGGGCGCGATACGGCGTGCCTTTCGACACAGGTGGGTTGTCCTTTGGGATGCTCTTTTTGCGCTACCGGTAAGAGCGGCTTCGTGCGAAACCTCACCTCCGGCGAAATTGTCGGGCAATTCCTGGCCATGGAAGCCGACATCGGCGACTCCATAGAAAACGCAGTGTATATGGGTATGGGAGAGCCGTTCCTGAATCTGGATGCGGTTTTCGATAGTGTCCGCAACCTGAACCATCCCAAGATGCGCGCTCTCGGCATCCGCCACATTGCCATCTCGACCGTAGGCATCGTGTCCGGCATAAGGGCCCTGGCGCATTCCGGCTTGAAGGTACGCCTCGCCGTTTCGCTTCATGCCCCCAACGATGACCTACGGACGCAGCTTATGCCGGTCAACGTCTCAAATCCTCTGAGTTCGCTGTATAAAGCCCTTAAGAGTTTTCAGGAGATTACCGGAGAGCGCATCTCCATAGAATACATGCTCATAAGCGACATCAATGACGAGCTGAGCCTGGCCGACGAGCTTGCCGATTACCTCAAAGGCCTCCATGTTTACATCAACCTGATACCTTATAATCCCACTGATGGGTCTTTCAAGCGGCCTCCTCGCGGAAGGGTGGAGGCGTTCAGGAAAAGGCTCGAAGAATTGGGATACGAGGTGGCCCTGCGCAAAGGGTTGGGTGTCGACATAGAGGCAGCTTGCGGTCAGTTGCGACGCCGCACATTGATATAA
- a CDS encoding potassium channel family protein — MARHKKATLWLAVLGGVLFTGAIGLRVTTDLSWYDALFYTVITLTTVGYEAPPNLTPQAKLFLIAFVVSGFGIAGIALTQLAQHFFVERISEALAMRRDRRMHDAHDHWIICGLGKVGSQVAEQMLNKRIDFIAIDSDEKKVSEAKDKGCIAIVGDATQEYTLSEAGIERAKGMVVALSSDAQSVYAVLTARALNKKLRIVARANERQGISLLYRAGADKVVNPARTGAIAMYRAATSPAVADFLELIELSKDMDLSFDSLKLADDSSLVGLTLAESPLRREYNLMVIAVRRPSGVVEYNPSGDFRLESGDEIIVLGPPKNIDALRKAGSQVG; from the coding sequence ATGGCAAGACATAAGAAGGCTACTTTATGGTTGGCAGTGTTGGGCGGCGTGTTGTTTACAGGGGCCATCGGACTTAGAGTTACTACCGATTTATCTTGGTATGATGCGTTGTTTTACACAGTGATCACCCTCACCACAGTAGGTTACGAAGCTCCACCTAATTTGACACCCCAGGCAAAACTCTTTTTGATAGCGTTCGTAGTGAGCGGATTTGGCATTGCAGGGATAGCGCTGACGCAATTGGCCCAGCATTTTTTCGTCGAAAGGATTTCTGAGGCCCTTGCCATGAGGAGGGATCGCAGGATGCACGACGCGCATGATCATTGGATCATATGCGGCCTTGGCAAAGTTGGTAGTCAGGTAGCCGAGCAAATGCTGAATAAACGTATAGATTTCATCGCAATCGATAGCGACGAAAAGAAGGTCTCGGAAGCCAAAGATAAGGGATGCATTGCCATCGTGGGAGACGCTACGCAGGAATATACATTGTCGGAAGCTGGCATAGAAAGGGCGAAGGGGATGGTCGTAGCTCTTTCCTCGGACGCTCAAAGCGTTTACGCAGTTTTGACGGCAAGAGCGCTGAACAAGAAACTGCGGATTGTCGCTAGGGCCAACGAGAGACAAGGAATAAGCCTATTGTATCGAGCTGGCGCTGATAAGGTAGTCAACCCAGCTCGAACTGGCGCCATTGCGATGTATCGCGCTGCGACGTCGCCGGCAGTTGCGGATTTTTTAGAGTTGATAGAGCTGTCCAAAGACATGGATTTGAGTTTTGATTCTCTCAAACTGGCAGACGATAGTTCCTTGGTGGGTTTGACTTTGGCAGAATCTCCGCTGAGGCGCGAATATAATTTAATGGTAATTGCCGTCCGGCGCCCATCCGGAGTTGTGGAATACAACCCGTCCGGGGATTTTCGATTAGAGTCTGGAGATGAGATAATAGTACTGGGTCCTCCGAAAAATATCGATGCTTTGAGAAAAGCAGGTTCGCAAGTCGGGTAA
- the rpsO gene encoding 30S ribosomal protein S15 — translation MGFRVYEVRRVDKETKGHIIDEFRIHAADTGSPEVQVAILTHRINQLTEHLKVHGKDHHSRRGLLKMVGKRRKLLNYLREKDFGRYRDLIQRLGLRH, via the coding sequence ATGGGATTTCGTGTTTATGAGGTGAGACGGGTGGACAAAGAAACAAAAGGGCACATCATTGACGAGTTCCGTATTCACGCTGCGGATACAGGATCTCCAGAGGTGCAGGTGGCGATCTTGACGCATCGTATAAATCAATTAACCGAGCACTTGAAGGTTCACGGCAAAGATCACCACTCTCGAAGAGGGCTTCTCAAAATGGTGGGCAAACGGCGCAAGTTGTTGAACTATCTGAGAGAGAAAGATTTCGGTCGATACAGAGATCTCATTCAGCGCCTCGGTTTGAGGCATTGA
- a CDS encoding polyribonucleotide nucleotidyltransferase, with protein MTDVFRIAVGDRDIIFEYGHLAKQANAAVKVSCGDTVLLVTTCMSEEPREGLDFFPLLVDYEERFYAAGKIPGGFIKREGRPSEGAILNARLIDRSIRSLFPEDLRNDVHVVAMVLSVDQQNAPSVPAINGASAALTISDVPWNGPVGAVRIGRIDGHFIVNPTEEEMAHSELDLVVAGHADGITMVEAGANEIPEDLMIEALDLAQAEIRKITAELVKIRERLGKPKAEVPPLQSIPEIDEWIAEECLEGIRRAVRINEKKERNTAISDVIKRAVERFQSSYPDSAAYVVSTVEGHVKRELRAMILEEKRRPDGRAMNELRPISCEVGVLPRTHGSALFTRGQTQALVVTTLGMVGEDEQILDSLKLDEPPKHFMLHYNFPPFSVGEVRPMRGPGRREIGHGALAERAIAPLVPKEGDFPYIVRVVSDILESNGSSSMASVCGASMSLMDAGVPVKKACAGVAMGLIKEGDKVEILTDIQGLEDHYGDMDFKVAGTRDGITALQMDNKAGGIDRGILERALSQAKEARLAILDIMESAIPSPRESLSSNAPRIFTMTVPQEKIREIIGPGGKTIRDIVQRTGVKINVEDDGRVYVAASSEDAAHAAIKEISGITKDVRAGEVYAGTVTRIMNFGAFVEVLPGKEGLLHVSEISDRRVPKVEDFLKVGDKVLVMVKEIDDLGRINLTRKRLLEKADELELDEECRAMLAVEKEHEESFAASHPASRPSHGRSEGGDRRSHGYRRRDDNR; from the coding sequence ATGACGGATGTTTTTCGGATTGCCGTGGGTGATCGCGATATTATCTTTGAGTATGGCCACTTAGCCAAACAGGCCAATGCGGCCGTCAAGGTTTCATGCGGCGATACAGTGCTTTTGGTTACGACCTGTATGTCAGAAGAACCGCGGGAGGGGTTGGACTTTTTCCCCTTATTAGTTGATTACGAAGAGCGTTTTTACGCGGCCGGCAAAATCCCCGGCGGGTTTATCAAGAGGGAGGGGCGCCCGTCTGAGGGAGCGATACTCAATGCCCGCCTCATCGACCGCTCGATCCGCTCGCTTTTCCCTGAGGATTTGCGCAACGATGTCCATGTGGTGGCCATGGTGCTCTCCGTGGACCAGCAGAATGCCCCCAGCGTACCCGCAATAAACGGCGCATCTGCTGCTTTGACCATTTCCGATGTTCCGTGGAATGGGCCGGTAGGGGCTGTGCGCATCGGTCGCATCGATGGGCATTTTATCGTGAACCCTACAGAGGAAGAGATGGCCCACAGCGAGTTGGATCTAGTCGTGGCTGGTCATGCCGACGGCATCACGATGGTAGAGGCCGGCGCCAATGAGATACCGGAGGATTTGATGATAGAGGCCTTGGATCTGGCGCAGGCGGAAATAAGAAAGATAACGGCGGAGCTGGTAAAGATTCGCGAACGTCTCGGCAAACCGAAAGCGGAAGTCCCTCCGCTTCAGTCGATACCCGAAATCGACGAGTGGATAGCTGAAGAATGCCTTGAAGGCATACGTAGAGCAGTTCGGATCAATGAGAAGAAAGAGCGCAATACGGCCATAAGCGACGTTATCAAACGAGCCGTGGAGCGCTTCCAAAGCTCCTATCCCGACTCTGCGGCATATGTAGTCTCGACAGTGGAAGGCCACGTGAAAAGGGAGCTGCGGGCCATGATCCTCGAGGAGAAGAGGCGTCCGGACGGACGAGCCATGAATGAACTTCGCCCGATAAGCTGCGAGGTTGGGGTTTTGCCGCGCACCCACGGCTCTGCGCTCTTCACGCGCGGCCAAACGCAAGCTCTCGTGGTTACGACCCTCGGCATGGTAGGCGAGGACGAGCAGATACTCGACAGCTTGAAGTTGGATGAACCGCCCAAGCATTTCATGCTTCACTATAACTTCCCTCCTTTCTCGGTCGGAGAGGTACGCCCAATGAGAGGCCCTGGGCGCAGAGAGATAGGCCATGGCGCGCTTGCAGAGAGAGCCATAGCGCCCCTCGTCCCCAAAGAGGGCGATTTCCCATACATAGTGCGCGTGGTATCTGACATCTTGGAATCCAACGGTTCAAGCTCCATGGCCAGCGTCTGCGGGGCCAGCATGAGTCTGATGGACGCCGGTGTTCCGGTAAAAAAGGCATGTGCCGGTGTCGCTATGGGCCTGATAAAAGAGGGGGACAAGGTGGAAATCCTCACGGACATTCAAGGGCTGGAGGACCACTACGGTGACATGGATTTCAAGGTGGCAGGGACCCGCGACGGCATAACCGCCCTGCAGATGGACAACAAAGCGGGCGGTATAGATAGAGGGATACTCGAGCGGGCCCTCTCTCAGGCTAAAGAGGCACGACTGGCGATACTCGATATCATGGAGAGCGCCATTCCGTCTCCGCGCGAGTCGCTTTCCTCCAACGCTCCGCGTATCTTCACCATGACCGTGCCTCAGGAGAAGATCAGGGAGATCATCGGTCCGGGCGGCAAGACGATACGCGATATCGTCCAGAGGACAGGAGTGAAGATCAACGTGGAGGATGACGGTCGCGTTTACGTGGCCGCCTCTTCGGAAGATGCCGCTCACGCTGCGATCAAAGAAATCTCCGGCATAACGAAAGATGTGCGTGCCGGCGAGGTGTATGCGGGCACTGTGACGCGCATAATGAACTTCGGCGCCTTTGTGGAAGTCTTGCCAGGCAAAGAAGGCCTCCTCCACGTCAGCGAGATCAGCGATCGTCGAGTGCCCAAGGTTGAGGACTTTTTAAAGGTCGGCGACAAAGTGCTGGTCATGGTAAAAGAGATAGACGATCTGGGCAGGATCAATCTCACGCGCAAGCGCCTTTTGGAGAAGGCCGACGAACTCGAGTTGGACGAGGAGTGTAGGGCCATGTTGGCTGTAGAAAAGGAGCATGAGGAGAGCTTTGCCGCATCGCATCCGGCGTCTCGACCTTCTCACGGTCGCAGTGAGGGGGGGGACCGCCGATCCCATGGATACAGAAGAAGGGATGATAACCGTTAA